The DNA region gggcctgacacttcttcttttgtcctccacttgtccagtttcctcaaatgttttaaggacatacTGCACACCAttctgagatatgccaagttttcagctgacagctctttgggaatcaccttgttgctgcagaaatcatATTTTCTGTccgtcaaactgtgttatctttgctgtttttcatagatgcaactaaagaaatgggaacaaattatgtgtctctgtgacaggctccTAGTAACAAaatgcctaaagatccaatttaaaatggcttctttgctaagttgtctgttctgtgtggacacaacactggtccATCCCTTCTTCTGCCTAAATGGTTCATAGGttaaggactggactgaaactgagtgaaaaagcaaaaaatgtccaaagaaaagctctgaaagagcttcagaaaaCTGTTGATCAGGACCACTTTACAGATGACAGGACAGTCAGAGAGAAATGAGGCTGGATCAGGAGTTTGTAGTAAAACTAATTCCCACTGTTTCACCTTATAATGCGATGCGATACAaccctttttaaacaagtttaatgACATGCATCTAAATAATGATTTTTGCTCTAAAATACGACTGAATACTAAAAACTAGAATAACAGTGTTGTGCAAGTTCAACCTTAAACTTGTTGAAGGTTGAGTTCAGTCTTCTTTCCCTCTTTTATAGCTGCATCTGTTTTAGGACGCCACTTTCTGTCAGTTTCTGTCGTGCTAGCTGATGTGGGAGTGTTGCTGTGTGCTTCCAAACATATCTATAACTACACATGCCTGGAACTATCCAAATGCATGTGCATATATGGTGTTTCTGCCCGTGTCTGGTGCAGAAATCCCTGCACAGTCTGTGGCTTTCACCTGAGTGAGCATCAGTCTTATGGGGAGCCGAGGTTAACACGAGGCAGCAGAAGCCACCAAACCAGCAACCTAACCACAATCTCTGGCTGGgatgaagaaaaataataaaacggtGGTGGACAATACAATAAACACTATCCAAGGAATTCCAGAGAAACAGGAAGAGAGGGACACTGgggggaggagaggaagaggctGGAAGCTTTTCAGTCTGTTTCTGACATTCTGacattttgagttaaaagttgACCACAACAACCCGAATATATTCAAAACTTAGAGTACAGTTAGATGTAGGATTGCGGGTCTCGAGAATGCCTAAATTTAGACTAGTCTGAGATTACAAAATGTATTAGGCCAGCCACCAGGGGGCGATAGAGATGTGTTCGTTTAGCCTGTAAAAGCCAGTTCGGCCGTCAGTGAACTCAGTGGCACGTGTGATTGGAGGACTGTTCAGTCACTTGGCGCCATCTGAAGAATTTCAACAACGCTGACTTCGGAAATAGAGCCCTTCACAGGTATGGCAACATTTGTGTTATGACATAAGAACACTTTTTGAAAAGACTTTGCATTAAGAAAAAATCTGTTGTTGCCATGctgctatttatttatttattcattttatcttGGCTGGGAAAGTGTCTCACAATAGCTGTTCAACAAAGGAAGAAACTACAACCTTTCCTTGTTTCTGTCGCGTTGTTTGTATTTTATCAAGTAGTCGCGGCTTGAATGGCCTCTTCAGTTGTCGTGTTTTAGGGAACGTGTTGTAATCCCATTTTTAAGGTTACCCGTTGACCGTAGCAGCTGAAAACAAGATGGAATCTCGTGTTTCTCTCGCCATTTTGTAGCTTAAAGTGGAAACCAAACACTAGATTAAGTTAGTGTAAACTGGAGTTAGAAATCTTTATGGTAGTTACTCGTTTGAGAAACAAGtcagtttacatttttttgttgatGTTATTTATTTTAGCGAGTTAAATCATAGAGATATAAAGAGTAGACGCCACATCGACCGCTTGGCGCCGACGAGCCGCgtggccgccatcttggaccgGTCACCTGCTCCACTCAGTGCAATCTGTCTGTGTGGCGCAATTATTAGAATGACTAATAATATTGTACTTTAAAGAAGTGAACATATCTGCAGTATATGAGAACAGTATTTGATCCAGTTCTGTGATTTGCTATCCATACATAACTCAAGCTTGTTAGCAAGCTTCATACTGATCATCTGCTTTTATCATGCATCCGCAGCTTCTGATGCATGTAGCTACTCAGGGAAAGTTGACTCAGAATTtccacatacatatatacacatgtgTGTACGCATGTATAACATGTatgcttttttttatatttgtttcAGAAGGTGTTAAAAAATCTCCTTATTGACATGCTACCTTTGTGTAAAAATGGTATTATAGAGAATTATACAGATGGTAAATatctttcatttaatttgtttacCCATATGTAGAATACTATCTGAACATATAGTTTAGTTTTTTATAGTTCTATAACATTAGAttctttcatttatttaatgaaGTGTAATTATCATCTTGGAATATATGCACACGGGGATGGCGCTAATCTTTTTCATCTCCTGAAACAGCGCCACCCGTTTGAGCACGGAGAAAGCAAACTTTTTCAAACAGCCTGGATCAAGTGCTAATCTTCCCCCGTGAAGCAGCAACAGCGCCATGCTGTATGACAACAAATCTACACCCCGTGATGTTACAAATGCAGTAGCTTATTGTATTGCAACAGATTAGAAATCAACCTTCTGATGTCTTCAGATCTCAATTAAGAGTAATGGTGATATAGCATGAAAAATCACCCTGGAAATGCTTGAAAAAGGCTTGAATTTTACTTTGGGAAAAGTGTAAAAGCCCTGAAATTCCTCCTGAAGCTggacagacttttaaaatgcttggaaacacttttttttctgactgaAAAATTCTCTCCCAATCTTTAGTGAGACAAATTACAGTTGTCAGCAGTGCCCAAACTTCAtcaacatgttttctttttgtgtctctctcCTCTTTCTCAGTGAGATCGTTGCtaccattcttttttttatatttctcgTGGCCCTGACTTGTGTTTTGGAAGTCATGCCTCACAGTTCATCTAACAGTCGTCGGAAGGGCAAAAACCCCCGGCGGCTTCCTCGAGCAGAAGCTCCAGGAACATCCAAGTCGATGCCAAAGTCCTCAAAACAAGGAAAGAAGAGTGGAGCTTTAAGTGAGTGTTAAGTGGCTGGGCTCATGTTTGATCTGGTGACTAGAACTAAGTCAATGCATTTGTCAGTTAAACTCTTTGACTGttcaaaaacattttccttggtgtactttttcatttaatacgTTAATTAGTTTAATTCAGTTCATGAGAGCTCTCAACCCTCCAGCCCCTCCCCAAATCATtaatgtaataaatgtgtataaTATCCAGCTATattggaaaggaaaaaaagtagCCGACCCTATTACACACAaagaatatttcttttttttttaatgaagcaACATGGATTTAATTTTCATTCTTACTTCATCTTTTTTGGGATACAATCTCAGACTGGCACCTGGTACCACAGAGGAAAGGTTTACTCTGACACAGAGTTAGATGATAAGTACAATGGTAAATGTAATGGTTTAGCTGCAggtcaaaaacagtttttcatgCCAAAAATCCCTCTGAACCTGCTTTTCAGAGCAGCCTCCGGTCTCTGCCAGGAAGAGAAGGTTCAGACCAGGAACCAAGGCTTTAATGGAGATCCGCAAGTACCAGAAGAGCACAGAGCTTCTGATCCCCAAGGCCCCCTTTGCTCGATTGGTGAGTTAGAGCGTAACAAACTGAGTGTAATATAAAAACTGGACCTGTATTGCTATACCCTCTATCTTATGTTCAGCTTTATAAAAAGGACTCGACAGGGGGGACATTTTTACCTGCAAGCTGAAGTGAATGAAGTTTTTCAATGCACTATGTTCAATGTGGCAATAACAACTGCAAATTTGTATTGACAGACCAGCCGCAGGTGTTAGAAAGTGATCCCCAGCACAGcaaagttaatttttttcaggATTCTTTGTACATGTGCTGTGTTAAATAGATATTCAATAAAAACAGTAGTGTGCAGTTCTGACATCAGACACATGGTGGCAAAGCCTGCTTTCTTGACCCTGGATATATCCTGGAAATCTCCATCACTCATGGCATGCAGCTCTTAGCGGGGCTCTAGTGCAGGGTATCAAGAGGTGCCCCCCCCATTGCCTGGACCTCTTGTCATTTCCCCCGTACACCACAGAAATCAGTTGCCATTCCAAGACGGCTTCACTGCAGTTGAATTGCACTCCTAAGCTGTGCTAGCAAACGGCTGAGCTCCCAGCAGTTTTCTCCAGAGGAATGAGGTACTTGGCGTTGGGTTGTAGGTGGAGGCCAGGTGTGGGTGTTTCTCTGCCATGACTCTGTTTCAGCCCCTTGCATTCTTCATGTGAAAGTGGTGGAGCTGTGTCGCCCTGCCCATCAGTCCCGCACCTCTGATGACGTAGACCTCCACCCACCCATGCCCTCTCCCAGATACCAAtacatagaatagaaaaatactttcttCACTGCACACAGTCCCCGTGATGTATATGGACTGAGGGTCAGATCTGTTTCTCCAGAAGTCCACCATTGGACTATTTCCTTTAGTTTTGTAGGTGTTGAGGACCAGGTGGTTATTGCTGCACCATGATGACAGGTTTTCTACCCCGTCCCTGTATGCAGACGCATCTCCCCTGGGATGACCTCTGTCTGCACATCGGTAGGTGCGGTCCAGTCTGGTATGCAGAGTGTACAGTAGGGGACGCAGCACACATCCCTCCGCTCGGGACAACTGGGGCCCTGCTTTGACTCTCTGTGGGCAGTCCCTGAGGAAGTCCTTAAGCCAGAGTGTGGGAGGCCAAGGAAGATAGTGTTAGATGCCCAGCCAAAGTCAATGTAAACAGGCCTGGCATAACTATCTTTATGTTTCAGATGGCTCAGGGTTGTGTGGAGAGCTGTGGCTCTGTCCATCATGAGGATATCACTGGTGTTAGGTGgtggatgtgatgtagattaaAAATGCTTTCCAAAGTGAAGCCTTTTAAGAAGATTCTCAGTGTATCCATGTGTGCAGGACAAATAAAGGTTTTGGGAGTCTCTGCCATCTTCACACACTCCCACTGTTGCTATGTGTGATAAACATGCACTACAAACTGAGTTTACATCTCCTGGGCTGTACTCTGTATTGAGCAACAAATCTATGTCATCATTTGTCCACACAAATCAATCACATTTGTCTTGGGTTTTGGTCATTGTACAAACTTCTGTTTTGACTCAAGTTTTTGCCAAAGAAGAATCGGCTCACGACGCATGCTTCAGTGTTATCCTCACATAAAGAGGAGTTGGACAAAATGACTCCACAGCAAAGAGAGAGACTCACAATGTCATACAAGAAACAATCATTTTCAAGTTATTGAATCATGGGTGGAcctatttttttccccactacTTCTGTATAACTTTGTTTTAGTGAAATAATGGCATGgtgttgttcatctgaagctggAGGCGCAGTAAGAACCATAGGATGTTTTAGTAGGTCTTCTTACATAAAACAGAAGGTGCGCTTTCTTTATCACATGTCTTCCTTTCACCTGTGTGTATTGCTGCTTGGTTCCTCTTGGATCAGGTTCGTGAGGTTTGCCAGAAGTATTGCAGAGGACCTGTCTGCTGGCAAGTCATTGCTCTTATGGCCCTTCAGGAGGTAAGTAGCATCTTCATCACTTGGGTAATAACCCAATATACTTACTGGTGCAAATGTATTTTAGATTGCTAACAAGAAGGGTTGAACTCCACctgcaaaaaacacaacagtgaTATTTTCTGCACTTTGGGAGAACAGCGCTATTTTTCTGTAAAATGATTATTACATTTTCttgatttaattcagttttatttatatagcgatAAATCaccacaaatgtcatctcaaggcactgcAATCATACAGTCcatttcaagccaattagagtccaattcattgtaatcataatccaatcaaaccAATTCATTCAAAATTaaccaattcattcatatagagccaattcaaaaacaatttccgagctaaggaaacaacagattgtactgaaacttgtcttcagtccaatctcctgtcctgagcgtgcctgtggagaggaacgactccctttgaacaggaagaaaccagaaccaggaagggtggccatccgcctccaccagctggggtttgagaaaacagaaaagaggggacaacaaacactgtaacaccattcaaaggatatctgttgagacaggaaaacacaagttaatgaccacaataatgcagacatcccaagtctcccggaagttctgggagtctccctgatatttgatagttaatcacggatgcccgcgagtcggataaaatatcccggattttagactatgcgagggagtgtttttttttttttttttttttttcaatgcgagtgagagcgtgcaggccatacaataactcgtgcaccatgcgtgtttgactgcgcaggcacgagagagagaggggtgtggggagaggtgtgaaacctgtgcgtatctttccaaagcgatgctctgttcaaccagcgctcagggcgactgcttgtcagagggcgcgctgattggtttagtcagcaaaataagccaaaaaCGTTCGGTGTGGgcgggcttcgatttactctctgacagttacctaagttaccactcaaaactgtgcattctgccaaatggcagagggtgaaaccttgagtaaaaaacgaaaatataagactcattttacagcagaaagtatatccatgtctagtgaaggtgaagaatgatgacaccgtgcgaggtgcactgtatgcaatagtgacttcagtattgcccacggcggacttaatgactgtaaaacatgtggaggtaggctaagttgaacgcgccatcatctgcattttatttctgttggttaaatgctgttataaaataaagcaaaacgtatcaaagacttatttaaagtatcaatacacatttagttactaaattgtgtaggcctatatctaactagccagctacagtatctaactatctatatccagcctgtctaagccttttaaaaaatccccaattcaatatgttgataaataggcaaaataaattaattaaagaaaatatgtagaaatgataggcctaattattatattatattaattaccGTTAGTGAATAAACAGTTGGTGAAAAGTTGCTGGCCTTAAATGTGTCTGTATGGGGCGGGGGGGTgttcgataagcatctccctgaaatgagtttttggaacttgggatgtctgataatgtcacatgtacataatatcatgtgagaaattaaaaagagaagggaaggggaaaaagagagcaaagcaaAGAAAGGTGTGACTTAAGACTCATGTTGAAGTCTTTGTAACAGAATGCTGTGATCGACCGTaccaaatgcagcactgagatccaacaggacaagcacagatacaagtccgctatcagaggctaagaggagatcattggtaactttcagcagtgctgtttctgtgctatgatgcactctgaatcctgactgaaactcttcaaacagattatttctgtgtaaatgatcacaaagctgagctgcaactatttttttcaagaactttagacataaaagggagattggatataagtctataatgagccaacacttctgaatcaagagtaggttttttaagtaaaggtttaattacagcaaccttacaagtctgaggtacatatcctgtcaacaaagacagattgattaaattcacttttatttatatagcggcaaattacaacaaatgtcatctcaaggcacttaaatagtatagtccaattcaagccaattggaattcaattcattgtaatcataattattacagtaattatgatcaaatccaatatggaagtgtcaattaatgggaaaacctccttgaacagtctggttgggattgggtctaaaatacaagttgatggtttagaagagactattgctgttgttagttcagagagatcaactgggcagaagccgtctaaatataaatcaggttctaaagatacttctaaagctgctgtacttgatgatccatccatcatcttctgcttctccgggggtcgggtcgcgggggcagcagcctgagcagagaaacaaagacgtccctgtccccggccacttcctccagctcttctggggggaccccgaggcgttcccaggccagccgagagacatagtctctccaacgtgtcctgggtctcccccggggcctcctcctcctccctatggtcacgagctgtgggtagtgaccgaaagaacgaggtcgtgaatacaagcggccgaaatgagtttccgcaacttgatgatacatcactgataatagtgggaaggactccatcgaTCTCCCCTcttatagaaacaattttattgataaagaatctcatgaaatcatcactgctgagagttaaaggaatacatggctcaacagagctcggactcttagtcagactggctacagtgctgaaaagaaacctgggattattcttattcttttctatcaatgatgaataataagcagttctagctttacgaagggctttcttatacgttattaaactctAATCTtcccagactaattgagactcttctaaattagaggaacgccactgtctctccagctttcttgcagtccgCTTATAAAACGTCATAATCCACTCGAATCCAATTGATTAAGTTCCACATTAGTGCAATTCAAACATACAaagccgatttttttttttttttttttttttttttttttcttagctaagtagcttagctaaggaaaccaactgTCAACTTCAATAAACACCACATTTATATTACTTTCACAGCTTTATTGCTCTCCGCCATCCACACAACGTGGCTGCCATATTCACAGCTGGTAGCATAGCAACCGCCGCGCCTCATACATCCCATAGGTCAAAGGCAGAACTTCTTTTACCGCAGAGAACAAAATAAATGTTAACAATCTCCCtcttatctttaaaaaaaatttgatttgactacaaaatattacaaaataaagttATCTCATGACCATTAACAGAACTCAGATGACTTTTCACAATTATTCGGTGTGAATTTGACAAAACTGAACATATTTCCATATCAACTAGTTTTCAGGTTTCATTAGAAATACACACAAAGTCCCTCCTTTTTAAATGGTTACAGCTTCCAAAGCCCTTCACTCAGTGCTTTCAGTTGGACCAAAGGCGATGCTCCTTTTTGTGCTTTACTGGCCGAGCATAGCCTCTCCTTGATTTTCTTGCTTTGAATGAGCTCCCTAATGCTACTGATCTCCAGTCGCAGCCCAgtaataaaagcaaaaaataaacGGAGAAGAATAAACAAAAGGAGCAAGTGAGAATAAGTTGGGCTCAAACAAACCAGTAAAAGTTTTTCCCAGAAGTATGTTTTAAGCTTTGTCTTAAAATCTGAGTGGTAGTCGGTATTAAGTTGGGAACAGGATTCCGGGGCAGTGGAGCCTGAAAACTTCAAGCTCTTCCTTCTGTTTTAGTCTTAGAATACCTGTTAACCACAAGTAGGTCAGCACTCGGGAGACTAAAAGGTATTGTGGGGTGACTTGGAAATATAGGTTATTTCAAATAACATGGAGCCTGATCATTAAAGGCTTTGTAACAACATTTTTCTGGctgttacttaaaaaaaaaaaaagaatgcataTATGACTTCTTAATTGGCTTTCTTCTTCATGAAAAGGCAAATGTGCTGCTTTATTGGTATTATCACTGACATTTCTGATAGTTCTATATGAGAACTTGAGAGTTGGAcctctaaaataaaaaaaactgaaagtaGTGAGAGCCCACACCTGATCAGCGAGCTTATCcaacatttgttt from Odontesthes bonariensis isolate fOdoBon6 chromosome 11, fOdoBon6.hap1, whole genome shotgun sequence includes:
- the LOC142391909 gene encoding histone H3-like centromeric protein A is translated as MPHSSSNSRRKGKNPRRLPRAEAPGTSKSMPKSSKQGKKSGALKQPPVSARKRRFRPGTKALMEIRKYQKSTELLIPKAPFARLVREVCQKYCRGPVCWQVIALMALQEAAEAYLVLLFSDANLCAIHAKRVTVSSLDIKLAKAIRGEE